A genomic stretch from Empedobacter stercoris includes:
- a CDS encoding lmo0937 family membrane protein has product MGNLVYTIAIILLILWAIGYFGFGEAVGSFIHILLVLAVIAILYRLITGRKP; this is encoded by the coding sequence ATGGGAAATCTTGTTTATACAATTGCTATCATCCTACTTATTCTTTGGGCAATTGGTTATTTCGGATTTGGAGAAGCAGTAGGAAGTTTTATCCATATTCTATTGGTATTAGCCGTTATTGCAATCTTGTATCGATTGATAACAGGTCGAAAACCTTAA
- a CDS encoding class I SAM-dependent methyltransferase → MYKVYPQKRYNETLALLKQFAAPTDKILDLGIKNPFSEVMLENGFDVKNTNGDDLDYYYKDLQNYDANFVTALEILEHLVNPMEVLRNLPGDKLLASIPMRLWFSSAYRSQNDPRDVHYHEFEDWQFDMLMEKAGWTVIHRHKWTHPSNKLGIRPLLRRITPRYYAIYAERKKDFTF, encoded by the coding sequence ATGTATAAGGTTTATCCGCAAAAAAGATATAACGAGACATTAGCTTTACTGAAACAGTTTGCTGCACCTACTGACAAAATCTTAGATTTAGGAATTAAAAATCCTTTTTCTGAAGTAATGCTTGAAAATGGTTTTGATGTAAAAAATACAAATGGTGATGATTTAGATTATTATTATAAAGATTTGCAAAATTATGATGCTAACTTTGTCACAGCTTTAGAAATTTTAGAGCATTTAGTTAATCCGATGGAAGTTTTAAGAAACTTACCTGGTGATAAACTATTAGCATCTATCCCAATGCGTTTATGGTTTTCATCTGCTTATCGTAGTCAAAATGACCCAAGAGATGTACATTACCATGAATTTGAAGATTGGCAATTTGATATGTTAATGGAAAAAGCTGGATGGACAGTTATTCATCGTCACAAATGGACACATCCATCAAATAAACTGGGAATTAGACCCTTATTAAGAAGAATTACACCAAGATATTATGCTATTTACGCAGAACGAAAAAAAGACTTTACTTTCTAA
- a CDS encoding glycosyltransferase has protein sequence MLFTQNEKKTLLSNYSIVIPAHNEEDFIAITLQSIVNQTILPYEVIVVNDHSTDKTQQIVEEFTAKYPFIKLRNILSKGEHQPGSKVIQAFLKGYEQIDPNYDIIVKLDADLDIPNHYFETILHHFNQDEEVAMAGGFAYIEKNGEWVLENLTDKDHIRGAFKAYRKKCYEKIGGLRAHMGWDTVDELLCKYYGWKVVTDESLHIKHLKPTGASYNKSALYKQGAAYYALGYGFWITTIAGTKLALRKKKPSYILYYMKGFFEAKSNGTKKMVNREQEKFIRNYRWSKMKQKIKG, from the coding sequence ATGCTATTTACGCAGAACGAAAAAAAGACTTTACTTTCTAACTACTCAATTGTTATACCTGCACATAACGAAGAAGATTTTATTGCAATAACATTACAATCTATCGTTAATCAAACAATTTTACCGTATGAAGTAATTGTTGTGAATGATCATTCAACCGATAAAACACAACAAATTGTAGAAGAATTTACAGCCAAGTATCCTTTTATAAAGTTAAGAAATATTCTTTCGAAAGGAGAACATCAACCAGGCAGTAAAGTCATTCAAGCATTTCTAAAAGGTTATGAACAAATTGATCCGAATTACGATATTATTGTTAAATTGGATGCAGATTTAGATATTCCAAATCATTATTTCGAAACAATTTTACACCATTTCAATCAAGATGAAGAAGTTGCTATGGCAGGTGGTTTTGCGTACATCGAAAAAAATGGAGAATGGGTTTTAGAAAATCTAACCGATAAGGACCATATTCGCGGTGCATTTAAAGCTTATCGAAAAAAATGTTATGAAAAAATTGGAGGTTTACGTGCCCATATGGGTTGGGACACTGTAGATGAGTTATTGTGTAAATATTATGGTTGGAAAGTTGTGACAGACGAATCATTACATATAAAACATCTAAAACCTACTGGTGCAAGTTATAATAAATCAGCACTTTACAAACAAGGAGCAGCTTATTATGCTTTAGGTTATGGTTTTTGGATTACCACAATTGCTGGCACAAAATTGGCGTTGCGTAAAAAGAAACCATCGTATATTCTCTATTATATGAAAGGTTTTTTTGAAGCAAAATCTAATGGAACAAAAAAAATGGTCAATCGTGAACAAGAAAAATTTATTCGAAATTATCGTTGGTCTAAAATGAAACAAAAAATAAAAGGTTAA